In Phosphitispora fastidiosa, the genomic stretch GGAATAATAAGTGTAACCAGTGATAATGGCTCCATAATAATTGATAATAACTAACATTATTTATAGACGGAGCAGATGCATTCCGCGCAGAGGCAAATGGCCTTGCGGAGCGTGTCTGCTTTTTCATATAGTCACCAATGCGGCGCGAACCACATATATAGTCACCAATGCGGCGCGAACCACATAGAATGATATGTGGAGGTGAATGTCTTGTTTCAACAGCATCGTTTTCCCGTCAAAATGGCAGGGGTAATATTGGTTGTGGCGATAATTCTGGTTGTGCCGCTGTTCATTGTGGAACGTAACCTTAAGCCTACAATTATAACTATAGCCAAAGCGTATGCTGAACAAACTGCTGTAGATGCCATTCAGAATGCAGTTAATGAAAAAATAGCTAAATCAGTGGAGTACAAAGACCTGATTTTCATCAGGACCGATAACAGGGGCCGAATTGTCCTGATGCAGGCGAATACCGTTAAAATCAATAGCTTGGCTGCCGACACCGTTCTTGACATTCAAAAAAGCCTGGCTAGTCTCGAAGGTAAGGAAATCCCCATCCCGATGGGTCAGGTATTGCAGAGTCAGCTTTTTGCGGCATATGGGCCAAAAATCAAAGTAACTTTAGTGCCTATAGGAACAGTTAAAGTTAAGGTTATTGACGACTTTCAACAGGCCGGGATAAACCAAACCCGGCACAGGCTTTATCTGAATGTATCAGGCAGAGTTAAAATCGTTATTCCGATGGCCAGTGATTATGTTGAAGTAACTTCCCAGATTCCTATCGCAGAAACAATTATAGTCGGCGAGGTACCGGAAACCTATCTTAACCTGGACATCCCAAATGGACAGTTTAATGGAATAAGCGTTCCCAAGTAAAAGTGGGGAGACATTTATTCCACCCATATGTCCGAACATCACATTTGGGGTGAACCTCCCCCACCTATACTTCGTGTAGAGGATGGGGGCTTCCGGCTAGCTCAGAATGCATGTCTCATCGGCATCTCAGTTTCAAGTCGCCTCACCTGATGGGTGTGAGTACATCAT encodes the following:
- the yunB gene encoding sporulation protein YunB — protein: MFQQHRFPVKMAGVILVVAIILVVPLFIVERNLKPTIITIAKAYAEQTAVDAIQNAVNEKIAKSVEYKDLIFIRTDNRGRIVLMQANTVKINSLAADTVLDIQKSLASLEGKEIPIPMGQVLQSQLFAAYGPKIKVTLVPIGTVKVKVIDDFQQAGINQTRHRLYLNVSGRVKIVIPMASDYVEVTSQIPIAETIIVGEVPETYLNLDIPNGQFNGISVPK